A window of Exiguobacterium sp. FSL W8-0210 contains these coding sequences:
- a CDS encoding efflux RND transporter permease subunit, whose product MNFLTRFSLKNSVAVFIIAILLILGGVYSFSQLKVDQFPEIEFPQISIEAVYPGASPDDVDKQVVSKLETSLKGIEGATKLTSSSYESIGILNIEFPFDTDMDKVEQQIDAAIQDANIPEEATTKLNRLSFGSFPIYNISFFSKDGKDIEKILKEDIEPELNKIPGINSVSVGGYKDDLVQITVDKEKATEAGLSLSSIKEQINGKYVSFPSGQLSENDSKIPIRVEEKLENLDKLKDLQLTPAAGAASSSNNGQTGGSSAGGPPQGATQGPPSTTGGTAADQAPEPAEPIRLEDIAKIEAVSQQSEKTRYDLKDSLSMAITKKQDANTVEIADEVTKILNKYDDQVDYTIGIDSAKDIEESVATLVKEGLLGALFASLAVLLFLRNLRATIIAIVSIPLSLLIAAIFLNWQDISLNIMTLGGMAVAVGRVVDDSIVVIENIFRRVRKSESGMTDEIIEQSTKEILKAITSSTLTTVVVFLPIGFVGGITGKFFLPFALTIIFSLLASLLVAITIVPILAKFAFKKVPAEEKEGVLQRWYGKLIEKSLSHKAIILVVSFVLLGGSLAIVPRLGFTFIPNEASKTLTASLELPAATSLEKTSDVSFEMEKMFDKEQAIADVTTSVGARDFTTGLRLDNKASYFLNLKDGVNVEKTIKSLETQMEDIAQDENVDVKISVAELSTGGPPSNNNVDVDLFSNDLEALQEAAKLVEDNMSQNNDLKYITNNFSEKQKQYLVEIDPEKASDRGLSGFQILGTVNDQTKPVTVGTLNLDNKDQDVQLSYEEGLVSKEDLEDVQLFSANGPVALKDVANVNEVETFTSIQKLDGKVYARVSGQVKGDDVQNVSNAVKADVEKIDLPDGVSLTSGGGNDDTVEIFQSLGIAIVVAIGLVYLTMLITFGKARIPFIILSSLIFVPIGSLVTLFLANEPLSVSVMIGFLMLIGIVTTNAIVLVDRIGQNVGRGMPIRESLIEAGKTRLRPILMTAFATIMALVPLALTTSSGTLISKGLALTVIGGLTTSTLLTLIIVPVVYELFFFKKAKKERTTK is encoded by the coding sequence ATGAACTTTTTAACCCGATTTAGTTTGAAGAACTCGGTTGCTGTCTTCATCATTGCAATCCTATTGATTTTAGGAGGCGTGTATTCCTTCTCACAATTAAAAGTTGATCAGTTCCCGGAAATCGAGTTTCCTCAGATTTCAATCGAAGCGGTTTACCCTGGTGCATCACCTGACGATGTCGATAAACAAGTCGTCTCAAAGCTTGAAACTTCCCTTAAAGGAATTGAAGGGGCTACCAAGCTAACAAGTTCTTCTTATGAAAGTATCGGTATCTTAAACATCGAATTCCCGTTCGATACCGATATGGATAAGGTCGAACAACAAATCGATGCTGCCATCCAAGATGCGAATATACCGGAGGAAGCAACGACGAAATTAAATCGTCTGTCCTTTGGATCGTTCCCGATCTATAATATCTCCTTCTTTAGCAAAGATGGCAAAGACATCGAAAAAATTCTAAAGGAAGATATCGAACCTGAACTTAATAAGATTCCAGGCATCAACAGCGTGTCGGTTGGTGGCTATAAGGATGATCTCGTTCAAATCACTGTCGATAAGGAGAAAGCGACGGAAGCGGGTCTCTCGCTCTCAAGCATCAAGGAACAAATCAATGGAAAGTATGTCTCGTTCCCATCTGGTCAGCTATCAGAAAACGATTCGAAAATTCCGATTCGCGTTGAGGAAAAACTAGAAAATCTAGATAAACTAAAAGATCTACAATTGACACCTGCTGCAGGTGCGGCTAGTTCATCAAATAACGGTCAAACAGGTGGTTCATCTGCTGGCGGTCCACCACAAGGTGCAACGCAAGGACCACCAAGTACAACAGGTGGAACAGCTGCAGATCAGGCGCCTGAACCTGCAGAACCGATTCGCCTAGAGGATATCGCAAAAATCGAAGCAGTCTCGCAACAAAGTGAAAAAACGCGTTACGATTTAAAAGATTCCTTATCGATGGCAATCACGAAAAAACAAGATGCCAATACAGTCGAAATCGCAGATGAAGTCACAAAGATCCTCAATAAATATGACGATCAAGTCGACTATACGATTGGGATCGATTCAGCGAAGGATATCGAGGAGTCCGTTGCGACACTCGTCAAAGAAGGATTACTTGGTGCACTCTTCGCATCACTCGCTGTACTCTTGTTCTTACGGAACCTCCGCGCGACGATCATCGCCATCGTCTCAATTCCATTATCATTACTCATCGCTGCTATCTTCTTGAACTGGCAAGATATCTCCCTGAACATCATGACACTTGGTGGGATGGCTGTTGCAGTCGGTCGTGTCGTCGATGATAGTATCGTTGTCATCGAAAACATCTTCCGGCGCGTCCGAAAATCCGAATCCGGTATGACGGATGAGATCATCGAACAATCGACAAAAGAGATTCTAAAAGCAATCACGTCATCGACGCTGACGACCGTGGTCGTCTTCCTGCCGATTGGATTTGTCGGTGGTATTACTGGTAAGTTCTTCTTACCGTTCGCTTTGACGATTATTTTCTCATTACTTGCTTCACTACTTGTGGCAATCACGATCGTACCGATTCTCGCGAAGTTTGCATTCAAAAAGGTACCAGCGGAAGAAAAAGAAGGAGTTCTTCAACGGTGGTACGGCAAGCTGATTGAAAAATCACTCTCGCACAAGGCGATCATCTTGGTCGTATCGTTCGTCCTTCTCGGTGGTTCCCTGGCGATCGTACCGCGTCTCGGCTTTACGTTCATTCCGAACGAAGCATCGAAGACCTTGACGGCATCGCTTGAACTTCCTGCTGCTACATCACTTGAAAAAACAAGTGACGTCTCATTTGAGATGGAAAAAATGTTCGACAAAGAACAAGCCATTGCTGACGTGACGACTTCTGTCGGAGCGCGTGACTTTACGACAGGCTTACGTCTCGATAATAAAGCAAGTTACTTCTTGAATCTAAAAGACGGCGTAAACGTCGAGAAAACGATCAAATCACTTGAGACACAGATGGAAGACATCGCTCAAGACGAAAACGTCGATGTCAAAATCAGTGTGGCTGAACTATCGACAGGTGGTCCTCCATCGAATAACAACGTCGATGTCGACTTGTTCTCGAACGACCTCGAAGCCCTTCAAGAAGCGGCAAAACTCGTCGAGGATAACATGTCGCAAAATAATGATTTGAAATATATCACGAACAACTTCAGCGAAAAACAAAAGCAGTATCTCGTAGAAATCGATCCTGAGAAAGCAAGTGATCGCGGACTATCTGGTTTCCAGATTCTCGGTACCGTTAACGATCAAACGAAGCCAGTCACGGTCGGAACGCTCAATCTCGACAATAAGGATCAAGACGTACAATTATCTTATGAAGAAGGACTCGTCTCGAAAGAAGATCTCGAAGACGTCCAACTCTTCTCAGCAAACGGTCCTGTCGCTTTGAAAGATGTCGCGAACGTCAATGAAGTCGAGACCTTCACATCGATTCAGAAACTCGACGGAAAAGTATATGCTCGCGTATCTGGACAAGTCAAAGGAGACGACGTTCAAAACGTATCAAATGCCGTAAAAGCTGACGTCGAAAAAATCGATTTACCAGACGGTGTCTCACTGACAAGTGGTGGCGGAAATGACGATACGGTTGAAATCTTCCAATCACTCGGAATTGCGATCGTCGTTGCAATCGGACTTGTTTACCTGACAATGTTGATTACGTTCGGAAAAGCTCGGATTCCATTCATCATCTTGTCCTCTCTGATCTTTGTTCCGATCGGTTCACTCGTCACGCTCTTCCTTGCGAATGAACCATTGTCTGTCAGTGTCATGATCGGCTTCTTGATGTTGATCGGAATCGTCACCACGAACGCAATCGTTCTCGTAGACCGCATCGGTCAAAACGTCGGACGTGGTATGCCGATTCGCGAATCATTGATTGAAGCTGGTAAAACGCGATTACGCCCAATCCTGATGACCGCATTTGCAACAATCATGGCATTGGTACCACTCGCATTAACCACTTCTTCAGGAACATTGATCTCAAAAGGTCTTGCCTTGACGGTCATCGGTGGATTAACGACCTCTACGTTGTTAACACTTATCATCGTTCCTGTCGTCTATGAATTGTTCTTCTTCAAAAAAGCAAAAAAAGAACGTACGACTAAGTAA
- a CDS encoding IS30 family transposase, whose translation MSYVHLTTSERVKIETYLELGFSMRKIAQHLGRQPSTISRELKRNPSYNAINAGLRYEMQKKNCGARTLFSTSLGSCILSKLRETWSPEQIAGRLFHEQGPSYSTIYRWIYKGFIKSDLGVLRQKGKRQKPRETRGRFNIGLPISKRPSDVRGRETFGHWELDTVVSGRGQTKACVATFIERKSRFYIVLPMVDRSSHSMEHAIQTLYSSFPSGTFQTMTTDRGKEFSCHERIQDSLGIPMYFADPYSSWQRGSNENANGLLREFFPKGTNFGMINKTELDYALSRINNRPRKCLDWKTAYEVFSEEVLRLI comes from the coding sequence ATGAGCTATGTTCATCTTACCACATCAGAAAGAGTCAAAATAGAAACTTATCTAGAGCTTGGATTTTCAATGCGAAAGATCGCTCAGCATCTCGGACGACAGCCGTCCACGATTTCACGTGAGCTCAAACGGAATCCTTCCTACAATGCGATCAACGCCGGACTGCGTTATGAGATGCAAAAAAAGAATTGTGGAGCACGCACGCTGTTCAGCACTTCGCTTGGCTCATGTATCCTTTCGAAACTGCGAGAGACATGGTCTCCCGAACAGATCGCCGGACGGCTCTTTCACGAACAGGGACCATCGTACAGTACAATCTATCGATGGATATATAAAGGATTCATCAAGAGCGATTTAGGCGTTTTACGACAAAAAGGAAAGCGCCAAAAGCCACGTGAGACAAGAGGTCGCTTCAACATCGGGCTTCCGATCAGTAAACGTCCGTCGGACGTCCGGGGTCGAGAAACGTTCGGGCATTGGGAGTTGGATACTGTCGTATCAGGACGAGGGCAGACAAAGGCGTGTGTTGCGACATTCATCGAACGTAAAAGTCGGTTCTATATCGTACTACCGATGGTCGACCGTTCTTCTCACTCGATGGAACATGCCATCCAAACACTTTACTCTTCTTTCCCATCGGGAACGTTTCAAACCATGACGACGGATCGCGGTAAGGAGTTCAGCTGTCACGAACGGATACAGGACTCTCTTGGTATCCCAATGTACTTTGCGGATCCCTATTCTTCATGGCAACGTGGCAGCAATGAGAATGCAAATGGTCTTCTCCGTGAGTTCTTCCCAAAGGGAACCAACTTCGGAATGATCAACAAGACAGAATTAGATTACGCACTTTCTAGAATCAACAATCGACCAAGGAAGTGTTTGGATTGGAAAACTGCATACGAGGTCTTTTCCGAAGAAGTGTTGCGCTTAATTTGA
- a CDS encoding M15 family metallopeptidase translates to MKYITTLITTLTLTAACTSVYIPTVEASTSTYRQAKTSLHLRKGASIDQPSLAVIPTGIYVTELSKVGTWSKVQYGTKIGYASTKYLLTDEQIGGKRIGKTLIANKNLALRATYAPGENQQARAAFEKMRIAAKKEGITLVAFSTYRSYAYQKTLFDKYVARDGYEKASTYSAEPGKSEHQTGLAFDIGGADSTKYATFSFSKTKEAKWLFANAHRYGFHLRYPSGKESWTGYTYESWHYRYVGATLAARLKVSGLTMEEYFHLAPWKPVKVSTP, encoded by the coding sequence ATGAAATACATCACGACACTCATCACGACGTTGACATTAACAGCGGCCTGTACATCAGTGTATATACCAACAGTCGAAGCATCGACTTCTACTTATCGGCAAGCAAAGACATCTCTTCATTTGCGTAAAGGAGCATCGATTGATCAACCGAGTCTTGCGGTTATTCCGACGGGGATCTATGTGACGGAACTGTCGAAAGTCGGTACATGGTCAAAAGTACAATATGGTACGAAGATTGGTTATGCGAGTACGAAGTATCTACTGACGGATGAACAAATCGGTGGGAAACGGATCGGTAAGACCCTCATCGCGAATAAGAACTTAGCGCTCCGCGCGACGTACGCTCCTGGTGAGAATCAACAAGCAAGAGCAGCGTTTGAGAAAATGCGTATAGCGGCTAAAAAAGAGGGAATTACGCTCGTTGCGTTTAGTACATATCGCTCCTATGCCTATCAAAAAACGTTATTTGATAAATATGTTGCGCGTGATGGATATGAGAAGGCGAGTACGTATAGTGCAGAACCTGGGAAAAGTGAACACCAAACAGGTCTTGCGTTTGATATCGGAGGCGCTGATTCAACAAAATACGCCACGTTTAGCTTTTCCAAAACAAAAGAGGCAAAATGGTTGTTTGCGAATGCTCACCGCTACGGTTTCCATCTCCGCTATCCATCTGGTAAAGAATCTTGGACGGGGTATACGTATGAGAGCTGGCACTATCGGTATGTCGGAGCAACGCTTGCCGCTCGTCTAAAAGTCAGTGGATTAACAATGGAGGAGTATTTCCACCTCGCACCATGGAAACCAGTAAAGGTTTCGACTCCTTAA
- a CDS encoding nitroreductase family protein, with amino-acid sequence MTQATLDTIRVLTERRSVRHYDETFKLSKQEVEELLEWTTAAPSAWNLQHWHFTVFHSEEAKQQLAPIAYNQPAITSASAVIAILGDVQANRNYNSVYGPAVEAGGMTEDLFDSIKAQVEGAYQSEAYGRDAAMSNASLAAMQLMLAAEARGLSTLAMGGFDHQRFAETFITESRYVPVMLIAVGKAVEDAKKRPALRLPIDRVSTFL; translated from the coding sequence ATGACACAGGCAACACTTGATACAATCCGTGTCTTAACAGAAAGACGTTCCGTTCGTCATTACGACGAAACGTTCAAGCTTTCAAAACAGGAAGTAGAAGAACTATTAGAATGGACGACAGCCGCGCCGAGTGCTTGGAATTTGCAACACTGGCATTTCACGGTCTTTCATTCGGAAGAAGCGAAGCAGCAGCTTGCACCGATCGCATACAATCAGCCGGCTATCACTTCGGCTTCAGCAGTCATTGCGATCTTAGGTGATGTTCAAGCTAATCGAAACTACAATTCGGTGTACGGTCCAGCAGTAGAAGCAGGTGGCATGACAGAGGATCTGTTTGATTCGATCAAGGCACAGGTAGAAGGCGCTTATCAAAGTGAGGCGTATGGTCGCGACGCGGCTATGTCGAATGCGAGCCTTGCTGCGATGCAATTGATGCTTGCGGCAGAAGCGCGTGGATTATCAACACTCGCAATGGGGGGATTTGATCATCAACGTTTTGCAGAAACGTTCATCACCGAGTCACGGTATGTACCGGTCATGTTAATTGCTGTCGGAAAAGCGGTTGAAGATGCGAAAAAACGTCCGGCACTACGTTTACCGATTGATCGAGTATCAACCTTCCTGTAA
- a CDS encoding YdhK family protein: protein MKKSLTLTALALSSTLWLGACGSASNDEGSNSDSHDMSHGDMMHSSDGKIPSGLKEASDPTYPKGSNVTLTTNHMDGMNGAKATIAGAYDTVVYAISYKPTNGGKMVKNHKWVIQEELDPVPTKPLQVGDETTVKADHMKGMDGAKATIDEVKETTVYMVNYEPTDSGEMVKNHKWVTEDEIKK from the coding sequence ATGAAAAAATCATTGACGTTAACCGCACTGGCTCTTAGTTCTACGCTTTGGCTCGGTGCATGCGGATCCGCTTCAAATGACGAAGGAAGCAATAGCGACTCACACGACATGTCTCATGGAGATATGATGCATTCGAGTGATGGAAAGATACCGTCTGGTCTAAAGGAAGCCAGTGATCCGACTTATCCGAAAGGAAGCAACGTCACGTTGACGACGAATCATATGGATGGAATGAACGGAGCTAAAGCAACGATTGCGGGAGCTTATGATACCGTCGTCTATGCGATTAGTTACAAACCGACCAATGGTGGAAAAATGGTGAAAAATCATAAATGGGTCATTCAGGAAGAACTCGATCCCGTTCCAACTAAGCCACTACAAGTTGGTGATGAAACGACTGTCAAAGCGGATCATATGAAGGGTATGGATGGAGCTAAAGCGACGATTGACGAAGTAAAAGAAACGACTGTTTATATGGTGAACTATGAACCAACGGACAGTGGAGAGATGGTGAAAAATCATAAATGGGTCACAGAGGATGAGATAAAGAAATAA
- a CDS encoding methyltransferase family protein, translating to MSLWEWIFSIGSICWIGEMVRFRNRSESKSGAAEQVSFYLIFLVLSGTIVCAFLFANETVSSIMRIFSCILLWCGVSLRLWGILHLKQQFTRHVVVASGDQLVSSGPYRFLRHPLYSGLLLITMSFPLFTGQFGLFILSGLLMFIFLLYRIRIEEAMLTKGFGPAYTVWAAKRKRLIPFIY from the coding sequence GTGTCACTTTGGGAATGGATTTTCAGTATTGGTAGCATCTGCTGGATTGGTGAGATGGTTCGTTTTCGGAATCGCTCCGAGTCTAAGTCAGGGGCAGCAGAACAAGTGAGTTTTTATTTGATTTTCCTTGTCCTAAGCGGAACGATCGTCTGCGCTTTCCTCTTTGCGAATGAAACCGTTTCTTCTATCATGCGCATCTTTTCATGCATTTTATTATGGTGTGGTGTTTCCTTACGTCTATGGGGAATTCTCCACTTAAAGCAACAGTTCACTCGTCATGTCGTCGTGGCGTCGGGTGATCAGCTCGTCAGTAGCGGTCCCTATCGCTTTTTACGTCACCCGTTATATAGTGGATTGTTGTTGATTACGATGAGCTTCCCCCTGTTCACCGGTCAGTTCGGACTTTTCATTCTCTCTGGACTTCTGATGTTCATTTTCTTGCTCTACCGGATTCGAATCGAGGAAGCGATGTTAACGAAAGGTTTTGGACCTGCCTATACAGTATGGGCTGCAAAACGCAAACGATTGATTCCATTCATCTACTAA
- a CDS encoding response regulator transcription factor translates to MPHVLIVDDEPRMLELLKLYIQPYGYTCQLVDSAQQALDLCRQRVFDLILLDVMMPDMDGWTCCRLIREHSNIPILMVTARNQREDIIRTREVGANDYISKPIQEGELIGRMEVLLQQQYDGLSYDRESYRCSYLQQKISLTKTEFELLGVFLDSPRRVWTRDQLTTMLWGAEAAVDERTIDSHIRHLREKLRVCGFPIEQHLETVRGIGYRWTHQ, encoded by the coding sequence ATGCCGCATGTATTGATCGTAGATGATGAACCAAGAATGCTTGAACTGCTCAAACTGTATATTCAGCCGTATGGGTACACGTGTCAGCTTGTGGATTCTGCGCAACAAGCTCTTGATCTCTGCCGTCAGCGCGTATTCGACCTGATTTTACTAGATGTCATGATGCCGGATATGGATGGCTGGACATGTTGTCGTCTCATTCGAGAACACTCTAACATCCCGATCTTAATGGTTACGGCGCGGAATCAACGGGAAGACATCATTCGGACACGAGAAGTAGGAGCGAATGATTACATATCAAAACCGATTCAAGAAGGGGAACTGATCGGACGAATGGAAGTTTTATTACAGCAACAGTACGATGGTCTATCCTATGACCGGGAAAGCTATCGTTGTAGTTACCTCCAACAAAAGATTTCGTTAACGAAGACGGAGTTTGAGTTGTTAGGTGTATTTTTAGATTCTCCACGACGTGTTTGGACGCGCGATCAACTAACGACGATGTTATGGGGAGCGGAAGCGGCTGTAGACGAGCGGACGATCGACTCGCATATCAGACATTTAAGAGAAAAACTACGTGTTTGCGGTTTTCCGATTGAACAGCATCTGGAAACAGTTCGCGGAATCGGATACCGCTGGACACACCAATAA
- a CDS encoding histidine phosphatase family protein, producing MTTLYFVRHAHSTYSTDERARPLSDTGQADAIRLLETFQEIPIDRFYSSPYRREIETIAPLAEARQQPIIEVEELRERLLAPGELDDFQGAVTYVWQHPNENPYGGETNNEASQRIRIRPFIDELVEKHPDETVVLGTHGNIMVLLLETFDPTFDYAFWKSLSMPAVCRMDVKSGEKADIHVVPLLTNTN from the coding sequence ATGACGACACTCTATTTCGTACGGCACGCACATTCGACATACTCAACAGATGAGAGAGCACGTCCACTTTCCGATACAGGACAGGCAGATGCGATACGTTTACTTGAAACCTTTCAAGAAATTCCAATCGACAGATTCTACAGCAGCCCGTATCGACGGGAAATCGAGACGATTGCACCGCTCGCGGAGGCACGTCAACAACCAATCATTGAGGTAGAGGAACTACGAGAGCGATTGTTGGCACCGGGAGAGCTTGACGATTTTCAAGGAGCGGTCACATATGTATGGCAACATCCGAATGAAAATCCGTATGGAGGCGAAACGAACAACGAAGCGTCGCAACGCATTCGAATTCGACCATTCATCGACGAACTAGTGGAGAAGCATCCTGACGAAACAGTCGTTCTTGGAACACATGGAAATATCATGGTGCTACTCTTAGAAACATTTGATCCGACATTCGATTACGCATTTTGGAAGTCCTTATCGATGCCAGCCGTATGTCGAATGGATGTGAAATCAGGAGAAAAGGCGGACATTCACGTCGTACCACTTTTGACGAATACAAATTAA
- a CDS encoding phytoene desaturase family protein has translation MKKRAIVIGAGLAGMSAAIRLAGDGYAVTMLEKNANVGGKLNQRSGKGFTFDTGPSILTMPWVLEQLFSSVHRNLDDYLEIERIEPQWRTFFEDGTKIDVKGDLPGMLEEVEHVSSRADFVELFRYSKQMYDLCLDSFYKYSLEDLKDLKKYHTMSDLLKMDPMNTVATGTKKHLNDPYLEQLFNYMVMYVGSNPYQAPAVFNQMIYVQMGLGIYYVKGGMYQIARAMKRLLDELRVTVHLNSPVEQIVLENKKAVGVLSNGTFHAADIVVSNLEVIPTYERIVPEKKARKQAKKLQASFAPSVSGLVLLLGVNREYRRLAHHNFFFSENPEREFAQMFKEGTPPEDPTIYVGVSSKSDASQAPEGKDNLFVLTHVPPLTLQKGEVNWDAYREVVLDKLERMGLHGLRESIEFEYRFTPEDLKELYGPNGGSIYGVAADRKKNGGFKIPSKSDLYEGLYFVGGSTHPGGGVPMVTLSGQLTADLIRKHEGAVPTP, from the coding sequence TTGAAGAAACGCGCAATTGTCATTGGAGCAGGTCTAGCTGGTATGTCTGCCGCCATTCGTTTAGCTGGAGATGGTTATGCAGTCACAATGCTTGAAAAGAATGCAAACGTCGGAGGGAAACTGAATCAACGTAGTGGAAAGGGATTTACTTTCGATACCGGTCCTTCCATCTTAACGATGCCTTGGGTACTCGAACAACTCTTCTCAAGCGTTCATCGTAACTTGGATGATTACTTAGAAATTGAGCGCATTGAACCACAATGGCGTACATTCTTTGAGGATGGAACAAAAATCGATGTCAAAGGTGACTTACCTGGAATGCTTGAAGAAGTCGAACACGTCTCGTCACGGGCTGATTTCGTTGAATTGTTCCGGTATTCCAAACAAATGTACGACTTGTGCCTCGACAGTTTTTATAAATACAGTCTCGAAGATTTAAAGGACTTAAAAAAATACCATACGATGTCTGATTTATTAAAGATGGACCCGATGAATACGGTCGCGACCGGAACAAAGAAACATCTCAATGATCCGTATCTCGAACAGCTGTTCAACTATATGGTCATGTATGTTGGTTCCAACCCGTATCAGGCACCTGCTGTCTTCAATCAGATGATTTACGTTCAAATGGGACTCGGCATCTATTATGTCAAAGGTGGTATGTACCAAATCGCGCGTGCCATGAAACGGTTGCTTGATGAGCTCCGTGTCACGGTTCATCTCAACTCACCCGTTGAACAAATCGTCCTTGAAAATAAAAAAGCGGTGGGCGTCTTATCAAACGGAACGTTTCATGCAGCCGACATCGTCGTTTCAAACCTTGAGGTCATCCCGACTTACGAACGGATCGTACCGGAGAAAAAAGCCCGGAAACAGGCAAAAAAATTACAAGCGTCGTTTGCCCCTTCCGTTTCAGGTCTTGTCCTACTGCTCGGTGTAAATCGTGAGTATCGCAGGCTAGCGCATCATAATTTCTTTTTCTCGGAAAATCCAGAGCGTGAATTCGCCCAAATGTTCAAAGAAGGTACCCCTCCTGAGGATCCGACGATTTACGTCGGAGTCTCGTCAAAATCCGACGCCTCCCAAGCTCCTGAAGGGAAGGATAACTTATTCGTCTTGACACACGTTCCACCGCTAACACTTCAAAAAGGTGAGGTCAACTGGGATGCGTACCGTGAAGTCGTTCTCGATAAACTGGAGCGGATGGGACTTCATGGACTTCGAGAATCGATCGAGTTTGAATATCGCTTTACCCCAGAAGATTTGAAGGAATTATACGGTCCAAACGGTGGATCGATTTATGGTGTCGCAGCCGATCGGAAGAAAAATGGTGGATTCAAGATTCCATCGAAGAGTGACTTGTACGAAGGACTTTATTTCGTCGGTGGTTCGACACACCCAGGCGGCGGTGTACCGATGGTCACATTGTCCGGTCAACTGACGGCTGACTTGATCCGAAAACATGAAGGTGCTGTTCCTACACCTTAA
- a CDS encoding HAMP domain-containing sensor histidine kinase, with protein MRRISYSVGGIVLAAFLICGSVLFGTLYYQLSQTRTQEVVDGLLNRGNTHRDVLVDSYDQTTMRHVSMMEADSSFTVVITDADGKRLEASRPLSNEMKSVLEHTDFDYRQQGKIVTMRDFLMTDSPITIDGKHRGHVFMFASKAIVDHVLDPLKQQFFQVGLLALLLAGAASIWTTRLISRPLVQMEKATARLLDGEDGALPIDRQDELGQLARSIQQLKQDLDFLNRERSEFLASVSHELRTPLTYIKGYADILERQTLTPDEQQRYITIIREESQQMNEWIEQLFWLARIDANAFMMERKPVDVEDLIHQVIRLMRLDIEQENVSFEIEGERIEVMGDAQQLRQMIVNIIENARRHTTSGKITVRYGVNAVGVFIQIEDTGEGIAAESLPHVTKRLYRTEASRSRKHGGTGIGLSIVEAIAQTHGAELNIKSQLGHGTQVTLQWKEK; from the coding sequence ATGCGTCGTATTTCATACTCGGTCGGAGGAATCGTGCTTGCGGCATTTTTAATTTGTGGCAGTGTGTTGTTTGGGACGTTGTATTATCAGTTGTCTCAAACACGAACGCAGGAAGTAGTGGACGGTTTACTGAACCGAGGAAATACCCATCGTGATGTCCTTGTCGATTCCTATGACCAAACGACGATGCGCCATGTCAGCATGATGGAAGCAGATTCATCGTTTACTGTGGTGATCACTGATGCAGATGGAAAACGACTCGAAGCGTCACGACCTTTGTCGAATGAGATGAAAAGTGTGCTAGAGCATACGGATTTCGATTACCGTCAACAAGGAAAAATCGTGACGATGCGTGACTTTTTAATGACGGACAGTCCCATTACCATCGACGGGAAACATCGGGGTCATGTCTTCATGTTCGCTTCTAAAGCAATCGTGGATCACGTACTTGATCCGTTGAAACAGCAGTTTTTCCAAGTGGGTCTGCTCGCACTTTTATTAGCAGGTGCGGCAAGCATTTGGACGACCCGGCTCATCTCTCGTCCGCTGGTTCAAATGGAAAAAGCGACGGCACGTCTATTAGATGGGGAAGATGGAGCGTTGCCGATTGATCGACAAGACGAACTGGGACAATTGGCGCGTTCGATTCAGCAATTAAAACAAGATCTCGATTTTTTGAATCGGGAACGATCCGAATTTTTAGCAAGCGTATCTCATGAACTACGAACACCATTGACATATATAAAGGGATACGCGGACATTCTCGAACGTCAAACGTTGACGCCGGATGAGCAACAACGCTACATTACGATCATTCGAGAAGAAAGTCAGCAAATGAATGAATGGATTGAGCAATTATTTTGGTTAGCACGCATTGATGCCAATGCTTTTATGATGGAACGAAAACCTGTCGATGTCGAAGACTTGATTCATCAAGTGATACGATTGATGCGCCTGGACATCGAACAAGAAAATGTTTCGTTCGAGATAGAAGGTGAGCGAATAGAAGTGATGGGTGACGCTCAGCAGCTCCGTCAGATGATCGTGAATATCATTGAAAATGCACGGCGACATACGACGTCGGGAAAAATCACCGTTCGTTATGGTGTCAACGCAGTAGGAGTTTTCATTCAAATCGAAGATACAGGAGAAGGGATCGCTGCAGAATCTTTACCTCATGTAACGAAACGGCTCTACCGAACGGAAGCATCTCGTTCTCGAAAACATGGAGGAACTGGAATCGGACTCTCCATCGTTGAAGCAATTGCTCAGACACATGGAGCAGAATTGAACATCAAGAGTCAACTTGGACATGGAACACAAGTGACACTGCAGTGGAAGGAGAAATAA